The following are encoded in a window of Halosolutus halophilus genomic DNA:
- a CDS encoding DUF7111 family protein → MTDDQTAEANGIRATYEETATERILELRSIDDATRASGTAAIAQNVEGYAMLKVRSTADGDELERYYGFDMALDHAGELLGVSPHDLPVPPAAEDMGM, encoded by the coding sequence ATGACCGACGACCAGACTGCCGAGGCGAACGGGATCCGGGCGACCTACGAGGAGACGGCGACGGAACGGATACTCGAGTTGCGATCGATCGACGACGCGACTCGCGCCAGCGGGACCGCCGCGATCGCCCAGAACGTCGAGGGGTACGCGATGTTGAAGGTGCGATCGACCGCGGACGGCGACGAACTCGAGCGCTACTACGGGTTCGACATGGCGCTCGATCACGCCGGGGAACTGCTCGGCGTCTCACCGCACGACCTCCCGGTTCCGCCGGCGGCCGAAGATATGGGAATGTAA
- a CDS encoding DUF3267 domain-containing protein: MTATDSDAAPEPRPIATVRSTRTVAARTIAVSVVAFFGFAYAFGRLRGAIHAEPFEPIVVPAVAPSTVLGWLVVALGVVALVVVPHELLHGVFMARYGGTPSYGVGVSNFLLPYAYATTGGTSYTRNQLLVALLAPFVGITAVGLAAMTIVQSSLLVVALAANAAGSVGDLRMAATLARYPATVRVAERPHADAQGFAVYGSSAVAADRGPRWDAASSIAAGTVGTLVLSTATLGALVFHALAVGTGDVIVGGDGWLLLRHELQADGTVHLELGARLLLAVSIAGGFAWTAIDRARSRFG, translated from the coding sequence GTGACAGCGACGGATTCCGACGCGGCCCCGGAACCGCGGCCGATCGCGACCGTTCGCTCGACGCGAACGGTCGCCGCCCGGACGATCGCCGTCTCCGTGGTCGCCTTCTTCGGCTTCGCGTACGCGTTCGGCCGGCTTCGCGGGGCGATCCACGCCGAGCCGTTCGAACCGATCGTCGTTCCGGCGGTCGCACCGTCGACGGTCCTCGGCTGGCTCGTCGTCGCCCTCGGAGTCGTCGCGCTCGTCGTCGTCCCGCACGAACTCCTCCACGGGGTGTTCATGGCCCGGTACGGTGGCACTCCTTCCTACGGCGTCGGGGTCTCGAACTTCCTCCTGCCGTACGCCTACGCCACGACGGGCGGGACGAGCTACACGCGCAATCAGTTGCTCGTCGCCCTGCTCGCCCCATTCGTCGGCATCACGGCCGTTGGCCTCGCCGCGATGACGATCGTCCAGTCCTCGCTCCTCGTGGTGGCGCTCGCCGCGAACGCCGCCGGCTCGGTGGGCGACCTCCGAATGGCCGCCACGCTGGCGCGGTATCCGGCCACCGTCCGGGTCGCGGAACGTCCACACGCCGACGCGCAGGGGTTCGCCGTCTACGGTTCGTCCGCTGTCGCCGCCGATCGCGGCCCCCGCTGGGACGCGGCCTCGTCTATCGCCGCGGGAACCGTCGGCACCCTCGTCCTGAGCACGGCGACGCTGGGCGCACTCGTCTTCCACGCCCTCGCCGTCGGCACCGGGGACGTGATCGTCGGCGGCGACGGCTGGCTGCTCTTACGCCACGAACTCCAGGCAGACGGCACCGTGCACCTCGAACTCGGGGCCCGGCTCCTGCTCGCCGTGTCGATCGCCGGCGGCTTCGCGTGGACGGCGATCGATCGGGCGCGGAGTAGATTCGGATAG
- a CDS encoding PadR family transcriptional regulator, whose product MAKWLRSGRRRDICILLAAGGEMRGQQLKSDLESHYDDRLEPKAFYGSLSALVDAGFVEKRTEGIHDVYALTDAGERRVNEHYEWMRSCLEAEGDPG is encoded by the coding sequence ATGGCGAAGTGGCTCCGGAGCGGCCGGCGACGCGATATCTGTATCCTGCTCGCGGCCGGCGGCGAGATGCGCGGCCAGCAATTGAAATCCGACCTCGAATCGCACTACGACGATCGGCTCGAGCCGAAGGCGTTCTACGGCTCGCTGTCGGCGCTGGTCGACGCCGGGTTCGTGGAGAAGCGAACGGAGGGGATCCACGACGTCTACGCGCTGACCGACGCGGGCGAGCGGCGGGTGAACGAACACTACGAGTGGATGCGATCGTGTCTCGAGGCGGAAGGCGATCCGGGGTGA
- a CDS encoding acyl-CoA dehydrogenase: MDFALSAEQQQIRDMVSEFVDEEVVPIADEIDHDDEFPHDLVSEMADLGLMGMPFPEEYGGAGLDYHSYAIGLEEISRGSGGLGTIVAAHTSLAGNMLYEFGDESQKETYLTPLAEGRDVGAFALSEAGAGSDVPAMETTAEKDGDEYVIDGGKLWISNGSVADTVTLFAKTDPDAGNKGISSFIVRPGEDVGFYVEGTEEKLGDKGCPTAELRFDDLRIPEDRRLGEEGDGFVHALKTLNGGRITIAARGVGIARAAFEGARDYANEREQFGQPIGEFQSIKHKLADMDTKIQAAKMLMHRAADKKIRGENYIKDAAQAKLYASEVSREVANEGIQIHGGYGYTKDFAAERFYRDAKLNEIYEGTSEVLRNTIGDQLLDE, encoded by the coding sequence ATGGACTTTGCGCTCTCTGCCGAGCAACAGCAGATCCGGGACATGGTATCGGAGTTCGTCGACGAAGAGGTCGTCCCCATCGCGGACGAGATCGACCACGACGACGAGTTCCCCCACGACCTCGTGAGCGAGATGGCGGACCTCGGGCTGATGGGTATGCCCTTCCCCGAGGAGTACGGCGGTGCCGGCCTCGACTACCACTCCTACGCGATCGGCCTCGAAGAAATCTCGCGGGGTTCGGGCGGCCTGGGAACGATCGTCGCCGCCCACACCTCGCTGGCGGGCAACATGCTCTACGAGTTCGGCGACGAGTCCCAGAAGGAGACGTACCTGACGCCGCTCGCGGAAGGGCGGGACGTCGGCGCGTTCGCCCTCTCGGAAGCCGGGGCCGGCAGTGACGTCCCGGCGATGGAAACGACGGCGGAGAAAGACGGCGACGAGTACGTCATCGACGGCGGCAAACTCTGGATCTCGAACGGCTCGGTCGCGGACACGGTCACCCTCTTCGCGAAGACCGACCCGGACGCCGGCAACAAGGGCATCTCCTCCTTTATCGTCCGACCCGGGGAGGACGTCGGCTTCTACGTCGAGGGCACCGAGGAGAAACTCGGAGACAAGGGCTGTCCGACGGCCGAACTCCGCTTCGACGACCTCCGGATTCCCGAGGACCGCCGCCTCGGCGAGGAGGGTGATGGGTTCGTCCACGCGCTGAAGACTCTGAACGGCGGCCGCATCACGATCGCCGCCCGCGGCGTCGGCATCGCCCGCGCCGCCTTCGAGGGGGCCCGCGACTACGCGAACGAGCGCGAGCAGTTCGGCCAGCCGATCGGCGAGTTCCAGTCGATCAAGCACAAACTCGCCGACATGGACACCAAGATCCAGGCCGCGAAGATGCTGATGCACAGGGCGGCGGACAAGAAGATCCGCGGCGAGAACTACATCAAGGACGCCGCCCAGGCCAAACTCTACGCCTCCGAAGTGAGTCGCGAGGTCGCAAACGAGGGGATCCAGATCCACGGCGGCTACGGCTACACGAAGGACTTCGCCGCCGAGCGGTTCTACCGCGACGCCAAACTCAACGAGATCTACGAGGGCACGAGCGAAGTGCTGCGCAACACGATCGGCGATCAACTGCTCGACGAGTAA
- a CDS encoding phytoene/squalene synthase family protein, with protein MTTGQHEGTAESDLEWCFEAVHGVSRTFSITIDRLEEPMSRHICLGYLLCRVADTIEDAGHIPPETQADLLTGYDRLLDTDADMTVEAFMADVEPWIPDDPNEDWKVVAETPRVLRTFDALDDEPREIMREPVRELVGGMAMFTDRYAEEGGLRLQTLEELEEYCWYAAGTVGKLITGLVARGASQDRADELRANARSFALLLQLVNIAKDVENDYHEENNVYLPAEWLAEEDVTVEGVTDASNHSGVTNVIRRVTGRAETYLDDAQRYLEVVPESHGNRLSAWAIPYLLAVGTMRELRERPEDVIREGDVKVSRAEVFALLQQFDDGVSRSNLADLRTKMAEKPLHH; from the coding sequence ATGACCACGGGCCAGCACGAAGGGACAGCCGAATCCGACCTCGAGTGGTGTTTCGAGGCGGTTCATGGCGTTTCGCGGACTTTTTCGATCACTATCGATCGGCTCGAAGAACCGATGTCGAGACATATCTGTCTGGGATATCTCCTCTGTCGCGTCGCTGATACCATCGAGGACGCCGGCCACATCCCGCCGGAGACGCAGGCCGACCTGTTGACCGGGTACGATCGGTTGCTCGATACGGACGCCGACATGACGGTCGAGGCGTTCATGGCCGACGTCGAACCGTGGATCCCGGACGATCCCAACGAGGACTGGAAGGTCGTCGCCGAGACGCCGCGAGTCCTCCGGACGTTCGACGCCCTCGACGACGAACCGCGGGAGATCATGCGCGAACCCGTCCGCGAACTCGTCGGCGGGATGGCGATGTTCACCGATCGATACGCCGAGGAGGGCGGGCTACGCCTGCAGACGCTCGAGGAACTCGAGGAGTACTGCTGGTACGCCGCCGGAACCGTCGGCAAACTCATCACCGGACTCGTCGCCCGTGGGGCTTCACAGGACCGTGCGGACGAACTGCGTGCGAACGCGCGATCGTTCGCACTCCTCTTGCAACTGGTCAATATCGCCAAAGACGTCGAGAACGACTACCACGAGGAGAACAACGTCTACCTGCCGGCCGAGTGGCTCGCGGAGGAAGACGTTACCGTCGAGGGCGTGACCGACGCGTCGAACCACAGCGGCGTCACGAACGTCATCAGGCGCGTCACCGGCCGTGCCGAAACCTACCTCGACGACGCCCAGCGCTACCTCGAGGTCGTCCCGGAGAGTCACGGCAACCGCCTCTCGGCGTGGGCGATTCCCTACCTGCTCGCGGTCGGGACGATGCGGGAACTTCGCGAACGGCCCGAGGACGTCATCCGGGAGGGCGACGTGAAGGTCTCCCGAGCGGAGGTGTTCGCCCTCCTCCAGCAGTTCGACGACGGCGTCTCGCGATCGAACCTCGCCGACCTTCGCACGAAGATGGCCGAAAAACCGTTGCATCACTGA
- a CDS encoding zinc ribbon domain-containing protein codes for MYCPSCGEEISASSAYCQHCGAALSEAGDDVRDAGADEWGTTRSADRGPDVEPAGYGSGPSTDAETLAALGHVLALFTWAIGPAVLLLSTDDEFVRENATNAINWQLSFAIYMLVSLVLTLVIVGIFAAILVGLLDTVFCIVAAVKAADGETWEYPLTIDFF; via the coding sequence ATGTACTGTCCGTCGTGCGGAGAGGAAATTTCGGCGTCGAGTGCGTACTGCCAGCACTGCGGGGCCGCGCTTTCGGAGGCCGGCGACGACGTCCGGGACGCTGGCGCCGACGAGTGGGGGACGACGAGGTCGGCCGATCGAGGCCCCGACGTCGAACCCGCCGGGTACGGGTCCGGGCCGTCGACCGACGCCGAGACGCTCGCCGCCCTCGGTCACGTGCTGGCGCTGTTCACGTGGGCGATCGGTCCGGCCGTGCTCCTGCTTTCGACCGACGACGAGTTCGTTCGCGAGAACGCGACGAACGCGATCAACTGGCAGCTATCGTTCGCGATTTACATGCTGGTATCGCTGGTGTTGACGCTCGTTATCGTCGGTATCTTCGCCGCGATCCTCGTCGGCCTGCTCGACACGGTGTTCTGTATCGTCGCGGCGGTGAAAGCCGCGGACGGGGAGACCTGGGAGTATCCGCTCACGATCGATTTCTTCTGA
- a CDS encoding YccS/YhfK family membrane protein, translating to MSLTEAVPRRDSRRLVGVALLVLGVAAAGSGLAVSGHPPLSVCGVCDSIDGATDAGTLDVHVDERGDSRWIARVPVDESAAETYRNDDAALETAVDEGWYRYDVAVDDARNVDASIEDGVVRVEYAVSDVAESGVGDGWVFDYLYAGGTQYRYELRADRVTVHAPADARVTNAPPNAHVEDGSVTWTSADAGSPDEDGIAQKTYVTYGSPGVAGTLASWTSAGVVFGPLVLSHGLLASLVPIAIVGLATVAAGRFGDGRWGVVGGVGRTVGDTGRRGLDRVCSRFGWALERRTLVGVVVGSVALLGAACWLVFGVTQAVLLGTFGFATGVFLPLGHALERDESSWRFGLLAATSPVVATIAFAPYYGFGYGPPFAWVLFAPWAIGTGVVGYGLSLVGRRLAENGTGPAPGPT from the coding sequence ATGTCCCTGACGGAAGCGGTCCCGCGGCGCGATTCCCGCCGTCTCGTCGGCGTCGCCCTCCTGGTTCTCGGCGTCGCGGCCGCGGGTTCCGGCCTCGCGGTCTCCGGCCATCCGCCGCTGTCGGTCTGTGGCGTCTGCGACTCGATCGACGGCGCGACCGACGCCGGAACGCTCGACGTCCACGTCGACGAGCGCGGCGATTCCCGCTGGATCGCACGGGTTCCGGTCGACGAGAGCGCCGCCGAGACCTATCGGAACGACGACGCCGCCCTCGAGACCGCCGTCGACGAGGGGTGGTACCGCTACGACGTCGCCGTCGACGACGCCCGGAACGTCGACGCGTCGATCGAGGACGGTGTCGTCCGCGTGGAGTACGCAGTCTCCGACGTCGCCGAATCCGGCGTCGGCGACGGCTGGGTCTTCGACTACCTCTACGCCGGCGGGACGCAGTACCGGTACGAACTCCGGGCCGATCGCGTCACGGTTCACGCGCCCGCGGATGCGCGGGTGACGAACGCACCCCCGAACGCCCACGTCGAGGACGGATCGGTCACGTGGACGAGCGCCGACGCCGGTAGCCCCGACGAGGACGGAATCGCACAGAAGACGTACGTGACCTACGGGTCGCCCGGGGTCGCCGGGACGCTCGCCTCGTGGACGTCGGCCGGAGTCGTCTTCGGCCCCCTAGTGCTGTCACACGGCCTCCTCGCGAGTCTCGTTCCGATCGCGATCGTCGGCCTCGCGACCGTCGCGGCGGGACGGTTCGGTGACGGCCGGTGGGGCGTCGTCGGCGGCGTCGGTCGAACCGTCGGCGACACTGGCCGTCGGGGACTCGATCGGGTCTGTAGCCGGTTCGGCTGGGCGCTCGAGCGACGGACGCTCGTCGGGGTCGTCGTCGGTTCGGTGGCCCTGCTCGGCGCGGCCTGCTGGCTCGTCTTCGGGGTAACCCAGGCGGTCCTTCTCGGCACGTTCGGGTTCGCGACGGGGGTGTTTCTCCCCCTCGGCCACGCCCTCGAGCGGGACGAGTCCTCGTGGCGATTCGGGCTTCTCGCGGCGACGTCGCCGGTCGTCGCGACGATCGCGTTCGCGCCGTACTACGGCTTCGGGTACGGGCCTCCGTTCGCCTGGGTGCTGTTCGCCCCCTGGGCGATCGGTACCGGCGTCGTCGGGTACGGCCTCTCGCTGGTCGGACGACGCCTTGCCGAGAACGGGACCGGTCCCGCCCCGGGACCGACGTAA
- a CDS encoding 3-hydroxyacyl-CoA dehydrogenase family protein: MVRQQIDRIGVVGAGTMGSGIAQVAATRGYDVVMRDIESEFVENGFDTIEDSLGRLADRDALDDDPETIRDRIEGTTAIETLADCDLVVEAALEDLDVKRDVFEDLERVCDDDVVLATNTSTISITSIASELERPERVIGLHFMNPVPIMEGVEVVVGEKTTDEVTDLAHAIAEDLGKTTWESDDKPGFVTNRILMPWINEGIRAYDEGVATKEDIDAGMELGTNVPMGPLRLADHIGLDICLHASETLHEELGDRYKPAYLLARKVEAGDLGKKSGKGFYEYD; this comes from the coding sequence ATGGTTCGACAGCAGATCGATCGAATCGGCGTCGTCGGTGCGGGTACGATGGGCAGCGGCATCGCACAGGTCGCGGCCACCAGGGGCTACGACGTCGTGATGCGTGACATCGAGTCGGAGTTCGTCGAAAACGGCTTCGACACGATCGAGGATAGCCTCGGGCGACTGGCCGATCGGGACGCACTCGACGACGACCCCGAGACGATTCGCGATCGCATCGAGGGCACGACCGCGATCGAGACGCTCGCCGACTGTGACCTCGTGGTGGAAGCCGCACTCGAGGACCTGGACGTCAAACGGGACGTCTTCGAGGACCTCGAGCGGGTGTGTGACGACGACGTGGTGCTCGCGACGAACACCAGCACGATCTCGATCACCTCGATCGCGTCGGAACTCGAGCGTCCCGAGCGCGTGATCGGGTTGCACTTCATGAATCCAGTGCCGATCATGGAGGGCGTCGAGGTCGTCGTCGGCGAGAAGACGACCGACGAGGTCACCGATCTGGCCCACGCGATCGCCGAGGACCTGGGGAAGACGACCTGGGAGTCCGACGACAAACCCGGCTTCGTCACGAACCGGATCCTCATGCCGTGGATCAACGAGGGCATCCGGGCGTACGACGAGGGCGTCGCCACGAAGGAGGACATCGACGCCGGGATGGAACTCGGGACGAACGTCCCCATGGGCCCACTGCGACTCGCCGACCACATCGGGCTGGACATCTGTCTGCACGCCTCGGAGACCCTCCACGAGGAACTCGGCGATCGGTACAAACCCGCCTATCTGCTCGCCCGGAAGGTCGAGGCCGGTGATCTCGGCAAGAAGTCCGGCAAAGGGTTCTACGAGTACGACTGA
- a CDS encoding AbrB/MazE/SpoVT family DNA-binding domain-containing protein has protein sequence MGTLTDTKISEKNLTTVPKPVRNFLAVGEGDRIEWHVEDGQIIVKKLESE, from the coding sequence ATGGGTACGCTTACGGATACGAAGATTTCCGAAAAGAACCTGACGACAGTGCCGAAACCGGTTCGTAATTTCCTCGCCGTTGGCGAAGGGGATCGGATCGAGTGGCACGTCGAGGACGGACAGATTATCGTCAAAAAACTCGAGTCGGAGTAG
- a CDS encoding nucleotidyltransferase family protein: MTEDSSDETPERPATAALPVVEPADLPRDPDSRSDAPAVAGVLLAAGTSSRFGDENKLLATVEGEPVVRHAARTLVRSAVDPVVAVLGHEADRVRSELEGLAVETVVNEAYDTGQASSLRTGIRAIRERDREPDAAVVALGDMPFVSPASVDTLVTAYAADAGDAIAAAFDGTRGNPVLFDERFFDALTDVDGDVGGREILLESDASVLVSVDDPGVRRDIDVPGDV; encoded by the coding sequence ATGACGGAGGACTCGTCCGACGAGACGCCGGAACGGCCCGCGACGGCCGCGCTTCCCGTCGTCGAACCTGCCGACCTCCCTCGCGACCCCGACTCGCGGTCGGACGCACCGGCGGTGGCCGGGGTGTTGCTCGCCGCCGGGACGAGCAGCCGCTTCGGTGACGAGAACAAGCTGCTGGCGACGGTCGAGGGCGAGCCGGTGGTCCGTCACGCCGCACGCACGCTCGTTCGCAGTGCCGTCGATCCGGTCGTCGCCGTTCTCGGCCACGAGGCCGATCGGGTTCGGAGCGAACTGGAGGGACTCGCCGTCGAGACCGTCGTCAACGAGGCCTACGACACCGGCCAGGCGTCGTCGCTCCGGACCGGAATCCGGGCGATTCGCGAGCGCGACCGCGAACCTGACGCCGCCGTCGTCGCGCTCGGCGACATGCCGTTCGTCTCGCCCGCGTCGGTAGACACACTGGTGACGGCGTACGCTGCGGACGCCGGTGATGCGATCGCAGCGGCGTTCGACGGCACCCGCGGCAACCCGGTGCTGTTCGACGAGCGGTTCTTCGACGCGCTCACCGACGTCGACGGCGACGTCGGCGGTCGCGAGATCCTGCTGGAGAGCGATGCGAGCGTTCTCGTCTCCGTCGACGACCCCGGCGTACGGCGTGATATCGACGTCCCCGGCGACGTGTAG